Proteins encoded within one genomic window of Saccharopolyspora pogona:
- a CDS encoding RNA-guided endonuclease InsQ/TnpB family protein → MWQAAQLGRTFGCVRLVWNKTLVERHRSYHATGTKTSYKETDAALTAWKKTEELAFLSEVSSVPLQQTLRHQHTAYANFFAGRARYPRFKSRNGRQSAHYTRSAFSLRDGKLKLAKHNTPLEYVWSWGAEVLQSLNPIMVIVSGEADGRWYVTFAVDTDEPEHAPVTGRTVGVDLGVKDFAVLSTGEKIPNAGHLDRKARNLARYQRQMARMQRGSANRRKAQAKVARAHRKVRHARQDFLHRTSTDLVRNNDLVAVEDLAVKNMVRNRKLAKAISDCGWSEFRRQLEYKAERAGKIVVVVDRWYPSSKTCSNCGHLLKNLKLSVRHWTCPDCGTRHDRDHNAAKNILAAGRAVAGWKSGDACGAGVSRGELARAQSAMKQETQPVKVGFPRL, encoded by the coding sequence ATCTGGCAAGCGGCCCAGCTGGGCCGGACGTTCGGGTGCGTTCGCCTCGTGTGGAACAAGACCCTCGTCGAACGCCACCGCTCCTACCACGCAACCGGCACAAAGACCTCCTACAAGGAGACCGACGCCGCGCTGACCGCGTGGAAGAAGACCGAAGAACTGGCGTTTCTGTCCGAGGTGTCGTCGGTGCCGTTGCAGCAGACGTTGCGGCACCAGCACACCGCCTACGCGAACTTCTTCGCTGGACGTGCTCGCTACCCGCGCTTCAAGTCGCGTAACGGACGTCAGTCGGCGCATTACACGCGCAGCGCGTTTAGCCTGCGCGATGGAAAGCTGAAGCTGGCCAAGCACAACACGCCGCTTGAGTATGTGTGGTCCTGGGGTGCAGAGGTTCTTCAGTCTCTGAATCCGATTATGGTGATCGTTTCCGGCGAGGCTGACGGCCGCTGGTACGTGACCTTCGCCGTGGACACCGACGAGCCCGAACACGCCCCGGTCACCGGCCGCACGGTCGGCGTTGACCTGGGTGTGAAGGACTTCGCTGTCCTGTCTACCGGGGAGAAGATCCCCAACGCCGGCCACTTGGACCGTAAGGCCCGCAACCTTGCCCGCTATCAACGTCAGATGGCCCGCATGCAGCGCGGTTCAGCGAACCGCCGCAAGGCTCAAGCCAAGGTTGCCCGGGCGCACCGCAAGGTGCGGCACGCGCGGCAGGACTTCCTGCACCGCACCTCAACGGACCTGGTTCGTAACAATGACCTGGTCGCGGTCGAAGACCTCGCGGTGAAGAACATGGTCCGCAACCGAAAACTGGCCAAGGCGATCTCCGATTGCGGGTGGAGCGAGTTCCGGCGCCAGCTCGAATACAAAGCCGAGCGAGCGGGAAAGATCGTCGTTGTCGTTGACCGCTGGTACCCGAGCTCAAAGACCTGCTCGAACTGCGGGCACCTGCTGAAGAACCTGAAACTGTCGGTGCGGCACTGGACGTGCCCCGACTGCGGCACTCGGCACGACCGGGACCACAACGCCGCGAAGAACATCCTTGCCGCTGGTCGAGCGGTAGCCGGGTGGAAATCCGGCGATGCCTGTGGAGCTGGTGTAAGCCGGGGCGAGCTTGCTCGCGCGCAGTCGGCTATGAAGCAGGAAACCCAACCTGTGAAGGTTGGATTCCCCCGCCTTTAG
- a CDS encoding KedN5 family methylcobalamin-dependent radical SAM C-methyltransferase, which translates to MTKTIKVALVQQGVWHMAKESMPLAAGYLAAVTREQLGEHCDVRIFNASGSMTALEMAVDILRDGVPDVIGFSVLGWNVRQFESVAETVKQANPEAVVVFGGNHVANQAERVLPRNVDVDVVVNGEGEITFVELLRAVVEGISYEKVRGISYRGEDGTIVTTEEQPRLDDLDVIPSPILTGVMPLVDEHGDFRYDVALMETNRGCPYHCSFCFWGGAVGQKVRAFSRERLRAELEVLAKVKAHTVVLCDANFGMLRQDADFIEDFIEIREQHGYPRALETSWAKNKSKVFRDIVHRMREVGLGSSFTLALQTLNDSTLDLMNRHNMKINQWRELAEWLAAEGLDCYAELIWGVPGETPETFLKGYDELAKHVSRIAAYPLLLLPNTDFTDQRELHGFITVRGQRDDFEYVLSARGISLEENMRMQRFLFWARLLAENLVLREIWPVFRAVLGWTQSTCILSLADFIEAQQSHPGATLLREAAESSTADPDSLAPALEYCFSTEEFAELVQQWWTTTVEPAAPVRWRWALHEVIRYDLDTRPLPEPARRGMADAELIKIDGEDHWSAKRTYRLDIPAITRSAREHDEVPEPAPDDHHVRLLYKHGFAELVRSTNHEETAHFVARSTRSPEPAFEAETSS; encoded by the coding sequence ATGACGAAGACGATCAAGGTCGCGCTGGTTCAACAGGGCGTCTGGCACATGGCCAAGGAATCGATGCCGCTGGCGGCGGGCTACCTCGCGGCGGTGACCCGCGAGCAGCTCGGCGAACACTGCGATGTGCGGATCTTCAACGCATCAGGTTCGATGACCGCGCTGGAGATGGCGGTGGACATCCTGCGGGACGGGGTGCCCGATGTGATCGGGTTCTCCGTGCTCGGCTGGAACGTTCGCCAGTTCGAGTCGGTTGCCGAGACGGTCAAGCAGGCCAACCCGGAGGCCGTCGTGGTCTTCGGCGGCAATCACGTGGCCAACCAGGCTGAACGGGTGCTGCCGCGCAACGTCGACGTGGACGTGGTGGTCAACGGCGAGGGCGAGATCACCTTCGTCGAGCTGCTGCGGGCGGTGGTGGAGGGTATCTCCTACGAGAAGGTCCGCGGCATCTCCTACCGCGGTGAAGACGGCACGATCGTCACCACCGAGGAGCAGCCGCGGCTCGACGACCTGGACGTGATCCCTTCTCCGATCCTCACCGGCGTCATGCCGCTGGTCGACGAGCACGGTGACTTCCGCTACGACGTCGCGCTGATGGAGACCAACCGCGGCTGCCCCTACCACTGCTCGTTCTGCTTCTGGGGCGGCGCGGTGGGCCAGAAGGTCCGCGCGTTCTCGCGCGAACGGCTGCGCGCAGAGCTGGAGGTGCTGGCCAAGGTCAAAGCGCACACGGTCGTGCTCTGCGACGCGAACTTCGGGATGCTGCGCCAGGATGCCGATTTCATCGAGGACTTCATCGAGATCCGCGAACAGCACGGCTATCCACGGGCACTGGAGACCTCCTGGGCGAAGAACAAGTCCAAGGTGTTCCGCGACATCGTGCACCGGATGCGCGAGGTGGGACTGGGCAGCTCGTTCACCCTCGCCTTGCAGACCCTGAACGATTCCACGCTGGATCTGATGAACCGGCACAACATGAAGATCAACCAGTGGAGAGAGCTGGCGGAGTGGTTGGCCGCCGAGGGACTGGACTGCTACGCCGAGCTGATCTGGGGCGTTCCCGGAGAAACCCCGGAGACCTTCCTGAAGGGCTACGACGAGCTCGCCAAGCACGTCTCCCGCATCGCCGCCTACCCGCTGCTGCTCTTGCCGAACACCGACTTCACCGACCAGCGGGAGCTGCACGGCTTCATCACCGTGCGCGGACAGCGGGACGACTTCGAGTACGTGCTCTCGGCCCGCGGCATCTCGCTGGAGGAGAACATGCGGATGCAGCGCTTCCTGTTCTGGGCACGGCTGCTGGCCGAAAACCTGGTACTGCGCGAGATCTGGCCGGTGTTCCGCGCCGTGCTCGGCTGGACCCAATCCACCTGCATCCTCTCGCTGGCGGACTTCATCGAGGCACAGCAAAGCCACCCGGGCGCGACGCTGCTGCGCGAGGCGGCCGAAAGCTCCACCGCCGACCCGGACTCGCTGGCCCCGGCGCTGGAATACTGCTTCTCCACCGAAGAATTCGCCGAACTCGTCCAACAGTGGTGGACCACCACCGTCGAACCCGCGGCCCCCGTGCGGTGGCGCTGGGCACTGCACGAAGTGATCCGGTACGACCTGGACACCCGCCCACTGCCGGAGCCAGCGCGTCGCGGCATGGCCGACGCCGAGCTGATCAAAATCGATGGCGAAGACCACTGGTCAGCCAAACGCACCTACCGCCTGGACATCCCCGCAATCACACGTTCGGCCCGGGAACACGACGAGGTGCCCGAACCGGCCCCCGACGACCACCACGTCCGCCTGCTGTACAAACACGGCTTCGCCGAACTCGTCCGCTCCACTAACCACGAGGAGACAGCGCACTTCGTCGCGCGCTCGACTCGCTCACCCGAACCAGCCTTCGAGGCTGAAACGTCAAGCTAG
- a CDS encoding AMP-binding protein: MKLSDIQLWEGDDEPASAANATARPFPADRTVGELFAEQVAATPDEVAVVDGGTRHTYVELAADADLLARFLVDQGVEPGVHVGVLLRRSYRLVVAMLAVLKAGGAYVPLNPELPSARLHSLMRDTRPLVLISERDLVAVHNDLFWNSEPTRACICVDSADVLAELEPAGTRMSLELWNYVADHSDDPISANGWRSPHTGARISDQTLETYVRATAGKIADYLGPDNAMLEIGCGTGTTLRGLAPKVGRYVGIDPAAGVLRWAERAREEEGLDNVSLHELGALNLDELPPDSDGPFDVVVFNSVVQSFGGVNYLRTVLGEAIGRVGERGAVYLGHVWDAARREEFLASVAARHRAEHGGRPMSAADALFVPAAFFEDLPHHFPELSAVEVTPMAFHDEELTTYAYDVLLHVDRTATARRQPPPEKIQYDTRALNTLAAVRPPVNRHSPDATAYVIQTSGSTGAPKSVEVGMRSLVNLLWWYRDVCELRTGARVAQIIACSFDASIKNYLAPLVSGAAVVLAPDAAYDPRVLLELVERDEVTVLNPGVPAAVYPVLDLAAADGFRAMRSLLHLALGGETPDLARLRPWLDSGACRAKIHNIYGPTEATDIACAAEIDPATATDGGPVQIGFPIPNVTAHVLDQHLVEQPVGVVGELHLAGTGLAIGYLSALELTDEKFTTSSPSLPGRRLYRTGDRARRLPDGSLVLVGRVDTQVKLLGHRTELEEVEHKLRELPGVQEAAAVVHPAPGTDELRLCGYVLPEPGADPDPLGLRAALTRFLPAAAVPADVVVVESLPRNANGKIDRNALPSPEQARRAAARPPRTETERVLLPLWHEVLADNTVSLDENFFVAGGHSLGAALLAIRIREELHRDVSIVDVYRAQTAAALAKLIDQRPAANSPLKPLADGEGNAVYCFPPIAGHSWAMAGFAQHLGFRCYGFDFPFDAATDPVEEAAGLITATKVHGPRFLVGYSAGGVFAAATALALRDRGERVDGLVLLDSAPPQQREPATSATAATMVQEVLNDPNLAAHVRQTGRERVAAVVERYANWYANVPLPPELDVDVLLLRADGDGTSWGGYWQQLTSGEVRVQTGTGGHADLLSGTNAVANADPVRTWLAQRSSTTDEVRMIGPGIPEVHAEP, from the coding sequence GTGAAACTGTCCGACATCCAGCTGTGGGAAGGCGACGACGAGCCGGCCAGCGCCGCGAACGCCACCGCCCGCCCGTTCCCCGCCGACCGCACCGTCGGCGAGCTGTTCGCCGAGCAGGTCGCCGCGACCCCCGACGAGGTGGCCGTGGTCGACGGCGGCACCCGGCACACCTACGTGGAGCTCGCCGCGGACGCCGACCTGCTCGCGCGCTTCCTCGTCGACCAGGGCGTCGAACCCGGTGTGCACGTCGGGGTGCTGCTGCGCCGCTCGTACCGGCTGGTCGTGGCGATGCTCGCGGTGCTCAAGGCCGGAGGGGCCTACGTGCCGCTGAACCCCGAGCTGCCCAGCGCCCGGCTGCACTCGCTGATGCGGGACACCCGTCCGCTGGTGCTGATCTCGGAGCGGGACCTGGTCGCCGTGCACAACGATCTGTTCTGGAACAGCGAACCCACCCGAGCCTGCATCTGCGTGGACTCCGCCGACGTGCTCGCCGAGCTGGAGCCTGCGGGTACCCGGATGAGCCTCGAGCTGTGGAACTACGTTGCCGACCACTCCGACGACCCGATCTCGGCGAACGGCTGGCGCAGCCCGCACACCGGGGCGCGGATCAGCGACCAGACGCTGGAGACCTACGTGCGGGCGACCGCGGGGAAGATCGCGGACTACCTGGGACCGGACAATGCGATGCTGGAGATCGGGTGCGGGACCGGCACGACATTGCGCGGTCTGGCACCGAAGGTGGGGCGTTACGTCGGTATCGACCCGGCCGCCGGGGTGCTGCGCTGGGCGGAGCGGGCGCGCGAGGAAGAGGGGCTGGACAACGTCTCGCTGCACGAACTGGGTGCGCTGAACCTCGACGAGCTGCCGCCGGACTCGGACGGGCCGTTCGACGTCGTGGTGTTCAACAGCGTGGTGCAGAGCTTCGGCGGGGTGAACTACCTGCGCACCGTGCTGGGCGAAGCGATCGGTCGGGTCGGTGAGCGCGGCGCGGTCTACCTCGGGCATGTGTGGGACGCCGCCCGCCGTGAGGAGTTTCTCGCCTCGGTGGCCGCTCGGCACCGGGCCGAGCACGGTGGCCGGCCGATGTCGGCAGCGGACGCGCTGTTCGTCCCCGCGGCGTTCTTCGAAGACCTGCCGCACCACTTCCCGGAGTTGTCGGCCGTTGAGGTCACGCCGATGGCGTTCCACGACGAGGAGCTGACCACCTACGCCTACGACGTGCTGCTGCACGTCGACCGCACGGCCACGGCCCGCCGCCAACCTCCACCGGAGAAGATCCAGTACGACACCCGAGCGCTCAACACCCTGGCCGCGGTTCGCCCGCCGGTGAACCGGCACTCGCCCGATGCCACCGCCTACGTCATCCAGACCTCCGGCTCCACCGGCGCCCCCAAGAGCGTCGAAGTGGGAATGCGGTCGCTGGTCAACCTGCTGTGGTGGTACCGGGACGTGTGCGAGCTGCGCACGGGCGCACGAGTAGCGCAGATCATCGCCTGCAGTTTCGACGCGTCGATCAAGAACTACCTGGCTCCGCTGGTCTCCGGCGCGGCCGTGGTGCTCGCACCGGATGCCGCGTACGACCCGCGAGTACTGCTGGAGCTGGTGGAACGCGACGAGGTCACGGTGCTCAATCCGGGTGTGCCCGCTGCGGTGTACCCGGTTCTGGACCTGGCCGCCGCCGACGGATTCCGGGCGATGCGCTCGTTGCTGCACCTGGCGCTGGGCGGTGAGACGCCGGACCTGGCACGGCTGCGGCCGTGGCTGGACTCCGGTGCCTGCCGGGCGAAGATCCACAACATCTACGGGCCCACCGAGGCCACCGACATCGCCTGCGCCGCCGAGATCGACCCGGCCACCGCGACCGATGGCGGACCGGTGCAGATCGGGTTCCCGATCCCGAACGTCACCGCGCACGTGCTCGACCAGCACCTCGTGGAGCAACCGGTCGGGGTCGTCGGCGAACTGCACCTGGCAGGCACCGGGCTGGCCATCGGCTACCTGTCGGCTCTTGAGCTCACTGATGAGAAGTTCACGACGTCTTCGCCGTCACTTCCCGGCCGGCGGCTGTACCGCACCGGCGACCGCGCCCGGCGGCTGCCGGACGGTTCGTTGGTGCTGGTCGGGCGGGTGGATACGCAGGTCAAGCTGCTCGGCCACCGCACCGAGCTCGAAGAGGTGGAGCACAAGCTTCGCGAGCTGCCCGGCGTGCAAGAGGCCGCCGCGGTGGTCCACCCGGCACCCGGCACCGACGAGCTGCGGTTGTGCGGCTACGTCCTGCCCGAACCGGGCGCCGATCCCGACCCGCTCGGGCTGCGCGCAGCGCTGACCCGGTTCCTGCCGGCCGCTGCGGTACCGGCGGACGTCGTGGTGGTCGAGAGCTTGCCGCGCAACGCCAACGGCAAGATCGACCGAAACGCGCTGCCCTCTCCGGAGCAGGCCCGCCGGGCTGCCGCGCGGCCGCCCCGCACCGAGACCGAGCGCGTCCTGCTGCCGCTGTGGCACGAGGTGCTGGCCGACAACACGGTCTCGCTGGACGAGAACTTCTTCGTCGCCGGCGGCCACAGCCTCGGCGCGGCGCTGTTGGCCATCCGGATCCGCGAGGAGCTGCACCGCGACGTGTCCATCGTGGACGTTTACCGGGCCCAGACCGCAGCTGCGCTGGCGAAGCTCATCGACCAGCGCCCGGCGGCCAACAGCCCGCTGAAGCCCCTCGCCGACGGAGAGGGCAACGCGGTGTACTGCTTCCCACCGATCGCCGGGCACTCCTGGGCCATGGCGGGGTTCGCCCAGCACCTCGGGTTCCGCTGCTACGGCTTCGACTTCCCCTTCGACGCTGCTACCGATCCCGTGGAGGAAGCAGCCGGACTGATTACCGCGACCAAGGTGCACGGCCCGCGGTTCCTGGTCGGCTACTCCGCCGGCGGTGTGTTCGCGGCCGCCACCGCACTGGCTCTACGAGATCGCGGCGAGCGCGTCGACGGACTCGTGCTGCTCGACTCCGCGCCCCCGCAACAGCGCGAACCGGCCACCAGCGCCACAGCGGCGACGATGGTGCAGGAGGTGCTCAACGACCCGAACCTCGCTGCGCACGTCCGCCAGACCGGTCGCGAGCGCGTCGCAGCCGTCGTCGAGCGCTACGCCAACTGGTACGCAAACGTGCCCCTCCCACCGGAACTCGACGTCGATGTCCTGCTGCTGCGCGCCGACGGCGATGGCACCTCCTGGGGTGGCTACTGGCAGCAGCTGACCAGCGGAGAGGTCCGGGTGCAGACCGGCACTGGCGGCCACGCTGACCTGCTTTCGGGCACCAACGCGGTCGCCAACGCCGACCCCGTCCGCACCTGGCTCGCGCAGCGCAGCAGCACCACCGACGAAGTTCGCATGATCGGCCCCGGCATCCCCGAGGTCCACGCCGAGCCATAG
- a CDS encoding non-ribosomal peptide synthetase, with translation MSAPPASTTCIALARAQAVREPGAPAVISERDGSTHRVSHGELHARADRLAAALLASGLPRGAPVAVLTARTEWAISALLGVMSAGFAHLPLTTEYPVERIRLLLRESGCTVVVADEAGRQAMAGVGASDGITVLTPDQPDAPALDVVPEPGDVAAVLFTSGSTGTPKGVQITHGGLVNLVGGLQEMLYAPLGGRTVEALSAPLVFDAALQQTLSCLANGGTLLLLGEADRRDPRRFLELIARHQVGLINVVTPLLGALVDAGLGEDSGLALRHVVTGGQAVPTAVVRRLLNRPAWRDLVVWSMYGPTEATVDATCLRVDRETSLPGNTLGLGAALPGVSVDVRDERLEPVAPGESGEICIGGAGLALGYLHPDRPGAAGFTTAEGARIYRTGDLGRFGADGGLQFLGRLDNQYKVRGYRVEPGEIGNVLMSCPGVAEAAVVAVPDGMGDTDLVAFHTAEDSVSDDDVRAHARTQLPPWMMPSRFVRRAELPHTPNGKIDRAALADEAAALMSTVYDPVDALPEPAAIDATELAALFDAVLGTSGLSADTDFFAAGGHSLKAMRLVNAIFGRWGRAIPLSTFYSHPNPRELARAITEQDQIVAQTGLPRAAEAVDYPLSHAQQRLWTLHQLGGSLAYNVPIVMEQGEVDQPALEQALSTVIERHESLRTSFTIRGGEVRQRVHAEATIALRTVDLTTAAEPRQAAEQVVRDDSETPFDLADAPLGRAVLIRLPDRRSWLVLTLHHIICDGWSIVVLSRELNDAYRAARRGTRPDLPEPPARYRDFAVWDRGRDLSSRAPGWRERLAGVPDHLPLPVDFPGSGEQEVFRGGTRTRTFDEELSARLRVLAADAECTPAAVFLGLFGWLLHRLTALEDICIGMGTAARIHPDIERLVGFFVNVLPIRLFPAPDMDFPELVAHTSAALTAALEQQDCPIDVVVHDLNPKRTAGTQPLTNVMFAYQNFADVFGASPEAPGSTDGVADELFLDQSRLVEIPLDTAKFDLTLYVHDTGGALRVEFEYDGQLFRPGTVDRYLAALERLARAVTSEVRA, from the coding sequence GTGAGCGCGCCGCCGGCCAGCACGACCTGCATCGCGCTCGCTCGGGCGCAGGCGGTGCGCGAGCCGGGCGCACCGGCGGTGATCTCCGAGCGCGACGGGTCCACACACCGGGTCAGCCACGGCGAGCTGCACGCCCGGGCAGACCGGTTGGCCGCGGCGCTGCTGGCCTCCGGGCTTCCCCGCGGCGCGCCGGTCGCGGTGCTCACCGCCCGGACCGAGTGGGCGATCTCCGCGCTGCTCGGCGTCATGTCGGCCGGGTTCGCTCACTTGCCGCTGACCACGGAATACCCGGTGGAGCGGATCCGGCTGCTGCTGCGGGAAAGCGGCTGCACGGTGGTCGTCGCCGACGAAGCGGGGCGGCAGGCGATGGCGGGCGTCGGCGCATCCGACGGGATCACCGTGCTCACACCCGACCAACCCGATGCGCCCGCGCTCGATGTGGTGCCGGAGCCGGGGGACGTCGCGGCGGTCCTGTTCACCTCCGGCTCGACCGGCACCCCGAAGGGCGTGCAGATCACCCACGGTGGCCTGGTCAATCTGGTTGGCGGGTTGCAGGAGATGCTCTATGCCCCGTTGGGCGGGCGGACCGTCGAGGCCCTGTCCGCCCCGCTGGTGTTCGACGCCGCCCTCCAGCAGACGCTGTCCTGCCTGGCCAATGGGGGCACGCTGCTGTTGCTAGGGGAGGCCGACCGGCGAGATCCGCGGCGCTTCCTGGAGTTGATCGCGCGGCACCAGGTCGGGTTGATCAACGTGGTCACGCCGTTGCTCGGGGCCCTGGTCGACGCCGGGCTGGGGGAGGACTCCGGGCTCGCGCTGCGCCATGTGGTCACCGGTGGGCAGGCCGTGCCGACCGCGGTCGTGCGCCGGCTGCTCAACCGGCCCGCTTGGCGGGATCTGGTGGTCTGGAGCATGTACGGCCCGACCGAGGCCACAGTGGACGCAACCTGCCTGCGCGTGGACCGGGAGACCTCGCTGCCCGGCAACACGCTCGGCCTGGGTGCCGCGCTGCCCGGGGTGAGCGTCGACGTCCGCGATGAGCGGCTTGAGCCGGTCGCACCCGGTGAGAGCGGGGAGATCTGCATTGGCGGCGCCGGGCTCGCCCTGGGCTACCTGCACCCGGACAGACCCGGCGCGGCCGGGTTCACCACAGCCGAGGGGGCGCGGATCTACCGCACCGGCGACCTCGGCCGATTCGGCGCGGACGGCGGATTGCAGTTCCTCGGGCGACTCGACAACCAGTACAAGGTGCGCGGCTACCGCGTGGAGCCCGGCGAGATCGGCAACGTGTTGATGTCCTGCCCGGGCGTGGCCGAGGCCGCGGTGGTGGCCGTTCCGGACGGGATGGGGGACACCGACCTGGTCGCGTTCCACACCGCCGAGGACTCGGTCTCCGACGATGACGTGCGGGCGCACGCGCGCACCCAACTGCCACCGTGGATGATGCCGAGCCGGTTCGTGCGCCGAGCGGAGCTGCCGCACACGCCGAACGGGAAGATCGACCGTGCAGCCCTCGCGGACGAGGCGGCAGCGCTGATGTCCACGGTGTACGACCCCGTGGATGCACTGCCCGAACCGGCCGCGATCGATGCCACCGAGCTCGCCGCGCTCTTCGACGCTGTTCTGGGGACCAGCGGGTTGTCTGCGGACACGGACTTCTTCGCTGCCGGTGGGCACAGCCTGAAAGCGATGCGGCTGGTCAACGCGATCTTCGGGCGTTGGGGGCGCGCCATCCCGCTGAGCACCTTCTACTCCCACCCCAACCCGCGGGAGCTGGCCCGCGCGATCACCGAGCAGGACCAGATCGTCGCGCAGACCGGACTGCCCCGGGCGGCGGAAGCGGTGGACTACCCGCTTTCCCATGCGCAGCAACGACTCTGGACGCTGCACCAACTCGGCGGATCGCTGGCCTACAACGTGCCGATCGTGATGGAGCAGGGCGAGGTGGACCAGCCCGCACTGGAGCAAGCGCTGTCCACAGTGATCGAACGGCATGAGAGCCTGCGGACCTCGTTCACCATCCGTGGGGGAGAGGTCCGGCAGCGGGTGCATGCCGAGGCCACCATCGCGCTGCGCACCGTGGACCTCACCACCGCCGCCGAACCCCGTCAGGCCGCCGAGCAGGTGGTGCGCGACGACAGCGAGACCCCGTTCGACCTGGCCGACGCCCCACTCGGCCGGGCGGTGCTGATCCGGCTGCCGGACCGCCGGAGCTGGCTGGTGCTCACGCTGCACCACATCATCTGCGATGGCTGGTCCATCGTGGTGCTGTCCCGGGAACTCAACGACGCCTACCGGGCGGCCCGCCGCGGCACCCGGCCCGACCTGCCGGAACCACCCGCCCGCTACCGCGACTTCGCAGTCTGGGACCGCGGCCGGGACCTCTCCTCCCGCGCGCCCGGCTGGCGCGAACGACTGGCCGGGGTACCCGACCACCTGCCGCTGCCGGTGGACTTCCCGGGCTCGGGCGAGCAGGAAGTGTTCCGCGGCGGCACCCGCACCCGCACCTTCGACGAGGAACTCTCCGCGCGGCTGCGAGTACTGGCCGCCGACGCCGAATGCACGCCCGCCGCGGTGTTCCTCGGGCTGTTCGGCTGGCTGCTGCACCGGCTGACCGCGCTGGAGGACATCTGCATCGGGATGGGCACCGCCGCCCGTATCCACCCGGACATCGAGCGGCTGGTCGGCTTCTTCGTGAACGTGCTGCCGATCCGGCTGTTCCCCGCCCCGGACATGGATTTCCCGGAGCTGGTCGCGCACACCTCGGCGGCGCTGACCGCGGCGCTGGAGCAGCAGGACTGCCCGATCGACGTGGTCGTGCACGACCTGAACCCCAAGCGCACCGCGGGCACCCAGCCGCTGACCAACGTGATGTTCGCTTACCAGAACTTCGCCGACGTCTTCGGCGCCTCGCCGGAGGCCCCCGGGAGCACCGACGGTGTTGCCGATGAGCTGTTCCTCGACCAGTCCCGGCTGGTCGAAATCCCTCTGGACACTGCCAAGTTCGACCTGACGTTGTACGTGCACGACACGGGCGGCGCGTTGCGCGTCGAGTTCGAGTACGACGGGCAGCTGTTCCGCCCAGGCACCGTCGACCGCTACCTGGCCGCGCTTGAGCGGCTGGCCCGAGCTGTCACATCGGAGGTCCGCGCGTGA